From the Calliopsis andreniformis isolate RMS-2024a chromosome 4, iyCalAndr_principal, whole genome shotgun sequence genome, one window contains:
- the LOC143177868 gene encoding somatostatin receptor type 2: MNATIMSTTSVIDYARKVSQNDSMIQNCEADLPIVSLVNQILYSLVCIVGLLGNTLVIYVVLRFSKMQTVTNMYIVNLAIADECFLIGIPFLVTTMSLRSWIFGKIMCKAYMTTTSINQFTSSIFLFIMSADRYIAVCHPISSPKIRTPFISKIVSLTAWATSALFMIPIFLYANAMESAKGINCNIYWPNDHEGHTTFTLYTFILGFAIPLVLILIFYFLVIRKLQTVGPKNKSKEKKRSHRKVTKLVLTVITVYVLCWLPYWLTQVALIYTPPKQCQSKITITSFLLAGFLSYSNSAMNPILYAFLSDNFKKSFLKACTCAAGKDVNATLHNENSVFPRRNKANAERHQSNRLAASGQSRLEPEDEDAERGLLISKTSTTTVTMTSRSNITIGNDSKDQKEKEKEAMKNGAQLTLLTQV, translated from the coding sequence ATGAACGCCACGATAATGAGCACGACGAGCGTCATCGACTACGCTCGGAAAGTGAGCCAGAACGACTCGATGATACAGAACTGCGAGGCGGATCTGCCGATCGTCTCGCTGGTCAACCAGATACTCTACTCTCTAGTCTGCATCGTCGGtctcctaggcaacactctggtGATCTACGTGGTGCTGCGATTCTCCAAGATGCAGACGGTCACTAATATGTATATCGTAAACCTGGCGATAGCTGACGAGTGCTTCCTGATAGGCATACCTTTCTTGGTCACCACGATGAGCCTACGGAGCTGGATATTCGGCAAGATCATGTGCAAAGCGTACATGACGACTACCAGCATCAACCAGTTCACTAGTAGTATCTTCCTCTTTATCATGAGTGCAGATAGGTACATAGCAGTGTGTCATCCTATTTCTTCCCCGAAGATACGCACGCCCTTCATTTCAAAGATAGTTTCTTTGACAGCGTGGGCCACGAGTGCTCTGTTCATGATACCTATATTCCTATATGCAAATGCGATGGAGTCAGCGAAGGGTATCAACTGTAATATCTACTGGCCTAATGATCACGAAGGCCACACGACGTTTACTTTGTACACGTTCATTCTAGGCTTCGCTATTCCTCTGGTTCTTATTCTGATCTTTTATTTCTTGGTCATCAGAAAGCTCCAAACTGTCGGGCCGAAGAATAAGTCCAAAGAGAAGAAACGATCTCATCGCAAAGTGACTAAGTTAGTGCTCACAGTGATCACGGTGTACGTACTCTGCTGGCTTCCCTATTGGCTCACCCAGGTTGCTCTGATCTACACGCCGCCCAAGCAATGCCAGAGCAAGATCACGATCACTAGCTTCCTCTTGGCTGGGTTCCTCAGCTACAGCAACAGCGCGATGAACCCCATCCTCTACGCGTTTCTCAGCGACAATTTTAAGAAGAGCTTCCTGAAGGCGTGCACCTGCGCCGCGGGGAAAGATGTGAACGCGACGCTGCATAATGAGAACAGCGTGTTCCCCAGAAGGAACAAGGCGAATGCTGAAAGGCACCAGTCGAATCGGCTGGCCGCCTCGGGCCAATCCAGGCTGGAGCCCGAGGACGAGGACGCTGAGAGAGGACTGTTGATTAGCAAGACTTCCACGACGACGGTGACCATGACGTCACGATCGAATATCACCATAGGCAACGACTCGAAGGATCAGAAAGAAAAGGAGAAGGAGGCCATGAAGAATGGAGCGCAGCTGACTCTGCTGACGCAGGTGTAA